The Streptomyces avermitilis MA-4680 = NBRC 14893 genome contains a region encoding:
- a CDS encoding transposase, with translation MQRCRYRGQGKAHIQHVLTAIAVNIERLSGLPPTEEAPTPRRPTAFQNYLDQRKIPRSKSWRTPGS, from the coding sequence ATGCAGCGCTGTCGCTACCGCGGACAGGGAAAGGCTCACATCCAGCACGTCCTGACGGCCATCGCCGTCAACATCGAGCGCCTCAGCGGACTGCCTCCAACCGAAGAAGCCCCCACGCCCCGCCGACCGACTGCGTTCCAGAATTACCTCGACCAGCGCAAGATACCCCGGTCGAAGTCCTGGCGTACCCCGGGAAGCTGA
- a CDS encoding MSMEG_6728 family protein: MQTFLPFPDFAASAAALDPRRLGKQRVEALQLLRGLMVPGYGWRHHPAVRMWTGYEEALVRYGLEVCCVWTAAGRADTCAGSLMTDFTAHRADVGVRTQERLAADGELPPWLGNPAFHRSHRSALRRKDPGFYAPLFPDVPEDLPYVWPASDRSR; the protein is encoded by the coding sequence ATGCAGACGTTCCTGCCCTTTCCCGACTTCGCCGCATCTGCCGCCGCGCTCGACCCGCGGCGCCTGGGCAAGCAGCGCGTCGAGGCGCTCCAGTTGCTGCGCGGTCTGATGGTTCCCGGCTACGGCTGGCGGCATCACCCGGCGGTGCGCATGTGGACAGGCTACGAGGAGGCACTGGTGCGCTACGGCCTGGAGGTCTGCTGCGTGTGGACGGCGGCCGGGCGCGCGGACACGTGCGCCGGCTCCCTGATGACCGACTTCACGGCCCACCGAGCCGATGTGGGCGTGCGTACGCAGGAGCGGCTTGCAGCGGACGGCGAGCTGCCACCGTGGCTGGGCAATCCCGCGTTCCACCGAAGTCATCGGTCGGCGCTGCGGCGCAAGGATCCGGGCTTCTACGCACCCCTGTTCCCGGACGTCCCCGAGGACCTGCCCTACGTCTGGCCCGCCTCGGACCGGTCTCGCTAG
- a CDS encoding MASE1 domain-containing protein: protein MVAALHYGSAKVGLLQQLVRGQVTPLWPPTGIALASPLLGGPRVWPGIALGALLVNVSLGPSVWAVLVIVSGNTLAPVCSYILLRRTGFRLELDRSRDALALIFLGAFTGMLVSATTGSGTLAHAGVLSADQFWPTWSVWCTGDAMGVLVVTPVLLVLRSAHRPKDAPPTRWVEGLLLLAATSYIGFLETGSTPLRFLGFPSRSGRPSASNGPGQRPAPWPCRPSQSSWPVYSQRLPATGSSVEGRPVRTARGPWARSLARSP from the coding sequence GTGGTCGCCGCGCTGCACTACGGCTCGGCCAAGGTGGGGCTCCTTCAGCAACTGGTGCGCGGCCAGGTCACCCCGCTGTGGCCGCCGACCGGTATCGCCCTGGCGAGCCCGCTCCTGGGCGGCCCGCGGGTCTGGCCCGGGATCGCGCTCGGCGCGCTCCTGGTCAACGTCTCCCTCGGGCCGTCGGTCTGGGCCGTGCTCGTGATCGTGTCGGGAAACACCCTCGCGCCCGTCTGCTCGTACATACTGCTCCGCCGCACGGGATTCCGTCTCGAATTGGACCGCTCGCGGGATGCGCTCGCGTTGATCTTTCTCGGTGCGTTCACCGGGATGCTGGTCAGCGCGACGACAGGCAGCGGGACCCTGGCCCACGCCGGCGTGCTGAGTGCCGACCAGTTCTGGCCGACATGGTCGGTCTGGTGTACCGGCGATGCGATGGGCGTACTGGTGGTGACGCCGGTCCTGCTCGTTTTGCGCTCAGCACACCGGCCGAAGGACGCTCCGCCTACCCGTTGGGTGGAGGGGCTGCTGCTCCTCGCAGCCACCTCCTACATCGGTTTCCTGGAGACCGGCAGCACACCCCTCAGGTTCCTCGGCTTCCCGAGCCGATCTGGGCGGCCTTCCGCTTCCAACGGGCCGGGGCAGCGCCCTGCGCCCTGGCCGTGTCGACCTTCGCAGTCATCGTGGCCTGTCTACTCACAGCGACTGCCGGCTACTGGGTCCTCGGTCGAGGGACGCCCCGTCCGAACGGCACGTGGGCCATGGGCGCGCTCCTTGGCTCGTTCGCCCTAA
- a CDS encoding DUF6545 domain-containing protein, translated as MLQRRVIEINDGILALRPYRSRMVQELAQNAFDAVTEAGAATVEAAVVKAAMTASKAGRYAKKLALPSAEAASRKDLRADTEWLLLVADAYAHRVGRVADDSQPEPVGA; from the coding sequence CTGCTCCAACGTAGGGTGATCGAGATCAACGACGGCATCCTCGCCCTTCGGCCGTACCGGTCCCGCATGGTGCAGGAGCTGGCCCAGAATGCGTTCGACGCTGTAACAGAGGCGGGAGCTGCAACGGTCGAGGCGGCTGTCGTGAAGGCAGCGATGACCGCTTCAAAGGCTGGCCGGTACGCCAAAAAGCTTGCCCTGCCGTCGGCGGAGGCAGCTTCCCGCAAGGACCTCCGTGCGGACACGGAGTGGCTCCTCCTGGTGGCCGACGCCTACGCGCACCGGGTTGGGCGTGTCGCCGATGACAGTCAGCCAGAGCCGGTCGGAGCCTGA
- a CDS encoding competence protein CoiA: MGYTAVHPVWGRLDASMDDLGCDRAWTDVHRVKGLRLACPECGGRVFARASQHVVRHFYHQVRPPDCELANESPEHHLLKLELVVAARAAGWRAELEVSSEVRNWRADVMVFDEHDRPFMALEAQLSPMTQDEARMRTDRYARDGVAVCWVALQDRPWERVVPSLRVRSPRRRGETWTVWHGMARYDWAPRTLKAKAKWVHITCPLGDAIRWILDGRVHAHTGANGTVWWTAPAYEDLVLARAQMEAEAEAVRRVAAAERRRQEAEQRAAAAEQHRQDAERRALEWQAELLEWQAELQRLAGFFQRTGLDATVWEAFTQMVRSASGKAIMYGDQSPAHGNGLLVYARPRWTGDGFTLAGVVCPDLEALIEWPAELTILVPNQTWLSRIQAAARSPLKVAVLNPVTGRSTFIRVTAPDVVPVRPNGPDRG; the protein is encoded by the coding sequence ATGGGGTACACCGCCGTACACCCGGTCTGGGGTCGACTGGACGCGTCGATGGACGACCTCGGGTGTGACCGCGCTTGGACGGACGTCCACCGGGTCAAAGGACTGCGGCTGGCATGCCCGGAGTGCGGCGGTCGGGTCTTCGCCCGGGCCTCCCAGCACGTCGTCCGGCACTTCTACCACCAGGTGCGGCCCCCGGACTGCGAGCTGGCGAACGAATCACCGGAGCACCACCTCCTGAAGCTGGAGCTGGTCGTGGCTGCTCGGGCGGCGGGATGGCGAGCGGAGCTGGAGGTGAGCAGCGAGGTCCGGAACTGGCGGGCCGACGTGATGGTCTTCGACGAGCACGACCGCCCTTTCATGGCTCTGGAGGCGCAGTTGTCGCCCATGACGCAGGATGAGGCGCGTATGCGTACGGACCGTTACGCGCGGGACGGAGTGGCGGTGTGCTGGGTCGCCCTGCAGGACCGGCCTTGGGAGCGGGTCGTTCCCTCGCTGAGGGTGCGCTCTCCGCGCCGGCGGGGCGAGACCTGGACGGTGTGGCATGGGATGGCGCGCTATGACTGGGCGCCACGCACGCTGAAGGCGAAAGCAAAGTGGGTGCACATCACCTGCCCGCTCGGCGACGCGATCAGGTGGATCCTCGACGGGCGGGTGCACGCCCACACCGGCGCGAATGGCACGGTGTGGTGGACGGCGCCCGCGTACGAGGACCTGGTTTTGGCACGCGCCCAGATGGAGGCCGAAGCCGAAGCCGTCAGACGGGTGGCTGCCGCCGAGCGCCGTCGCCAGGAGGCCGAGCAGCGAGCCGCGGCCGCCGAGCAACACCGCCAAGACGCCGAGCGGCGGGCGCTGGAATGGCAGGCGGAGTTGCTGGAGTGGCAGGCGGAGTTGCAGCGGCTGGCGGGCTTTTTCCAGCGCACGGGCCTTGACGCCACGGTGTGGGAGGCGTTCACGCAGATGGTCCGCTCCGCCTCGGGCAAAGCGATCATGTATGGAGATCAGAGCCCCGCTCACGGTAACGGGCTGCTCGTCTACGCCCGGCCGCGATGGACAGGCGACGGGTTCACGCTGGCTGGTGTGGTCTGCCCCGATCTCGAAGCGCTCATCGAGTGGCCGGCGGAGCTGACGATCCTGGTCCCGAACCAGACGTGGCTCTCGCGCATCCAGGCCGCCGCCCGGTCTCCGCTGAAGGTCGCGGTGCTGAACCCCGTCACCGGACGCAGCACCTTCATACGCGTCACCGCTCCGGATGTTGTCCCTGTTAGACCCAACGGGCCTGATAGGGGATGA
- a CDS encoding catalase has translation MSEANPLKRAARKITNSLQDNGATPEEGIPGRPGPESPSVAEPTEPRDPLPPKPDQSGPDTVSPTGQPTGADQARMAQSGSYLTTAQSTRLYDTDHSLKAGPRGPVLLQDHHLREKVMHFDHERIPERVVHARGAAAHGVFQSYGTAASVTKAAFLSEDKETPVFVRFSTVLGSRGSSDTVRDTRGFATKFYTSEGVFDLVGNNIPVFFIQDAIKFPDVIHAGKPHPDREIPQAQSAHDTFWDFVTLHTEATHHTLWNMSDRGIPRSYRMMEGFGVHTFRLVNAEGATTLVKFHWKPKLGVHSLVWEEAQITNGVDPDFHRRDLADAIEAGAHPQWELGIQTFPDTPDQTFEGIDLLDPTNLVPEELAPVQPVGLLTLMRNPSNFFAETEQVAFHVGHLVPGVDVTDDPLLAGRLFSYLDTQITRLGGPNFPQLPINRPHAPVNDMLRDGMHQTAVHRGVAPYRPNSLDGGCPFLAGADTGAFVETPVRVPEAAKVREAPESFADHFSQPRRFWLSMSPIEREHIIAAYTFELGKCYEQAVKERALQVLANIDPNLCAEVATGLGLPAPQPTVPLAEVEASPALSQVGGTWPTDGRVIGIVIGPDGDLRGVSAVREAVLDASMVPLVVAPAGGVFGSGEGMVTVQRTYATARSVEFDAILLAGTPGVGGDAYGARDAKAFPAPAQQATGDPRVGLLVSEAFRHGKAVGAWAGGEAFLEASGVPLDAPGVVVGDSGTGALAQLTGLLGKHRAWDRFRAV, from the coding sequence ATGAGCGAGGCCAACCCCCTCAAGCGAGCAGCACGGAAGATCACCAACAGCCTCCAGGACAACGGCGCCACGCCTGAGGAGGGCATCCCCGGCAGGCCCGGCCCGGAGTCTCCCTCCGTGGCGGAGCCGACGGAGCCGCGTGACCCGCTGCCGCCGAAGCCGGACCAGAGCGGCCCCGACACCGTGTCGCCCACCGGCCAGCCGACCGGCGCCGACCAGGCCCGAATGGCTCAGTCCGGCAGCTACCTGACGACCGCCCAGAGCACCCGCCTGTACGACACCGACCACTCGCTCAAGGCCGGGCCCCGTGGACCGGTCCTGCTGCAGGACCACCACCTGCGCGAGAAGGTCATGCACTTCGATCACGAGCGCATCCCGGAGCGCGTGGTCCACGCGCGGGGCGCGGCCGCGCACGGCGTGTTCCAGAGCTACGGTACGGCCGCCTCCGTGACCAAGGCCGCCTTCCTCTCCGAGGACAAGGAGACGCCGGTGTTCGTGCGGTTCTCCACGGTGCTGGGATCGCGGGGCTCGTCCGACACCGTGCGGGACACCCGGGGCTTCGCGACCAAGTTCTACACCAGCGAGGGCGTCTTCGACCTGGTCGGTAACAACATCCCGGTCTTTTTCATCCAGGACGCGATCAAGTTCCCGGACGTCATCCACGCGGGCAAGCCGCACCCGGACCGGGAGATCCCGCAGGCGCAGAGCGCGCACGACACGTTCTGGGACTTCGTCACCCTGCACACCGAAGCGACGCACCACACCCTGTGGAACATGTCCGACCGGGGCATCCCGCGCTCGTACCGAATGATGGAGGGCTTCGGCGTCCACACGTTCCGCCTGGTCAACGCCGAGGGCGCCACGACGCTGGTGAAGTTCCACTGGAAGCCCAAATTGGGCGTGCACTCCCTGGTGTGGGAAGAGGCGCAGATCACCAACGGCGTCGACCCGGACTTCCACCGCCGGGACCTCGCCGACGCCATCGAGGCCGGCGCCCACCCGCAGTGGGAGCTGGGCATCCAGACCTTCCCCGACACCCCGGACCAGACCTTCGAGGGCATCGACCTGCTGGACCCGACAAACCTCGTGCCCGAGGAACTCGCTCCCGTGCAGCCGGTCGGCCTGCTGACCCTGATGCGCAACCCGTCGAACTTCTTCGCCGAGACCGAGCAGGTCGCCTTTCACGTCGGCCACCTCGTCCCGGGCGTCGACGTCACCGACGACCCCCTGCTCGCCGGGCGTCTGTTCTCCTACCTGGACACCCAGATCACCCGGCTGGGCGGCCCGAACTTCCCGCAGCTACCCATCAACCGGCCGCACGCCCCGGTCAACGACATGCTGCGCGACGGCATGCACCAGACGGCCGTGCACCGGGGTGTGGCTCCCTACCGCCCCAATTCGCTCGATGGCGGCTGTCCCTTCCTCGCGGGAGCGGACACCGGCGCGTTCGTCGAGACGCCCGTACGCGTGCCGGAGGCGGCGAAGGTCCGGGAGGCGCCCGAGTCGTTCGCGGACCACTTCAGCCAGCCGCGGCGGTTCTGGCTGAGCATGAGCCCGATCGAGCGCGAGCACATCATCGCCGCCTACACCTTCGAGCTCGGCAAGTGCTACGAGCAGGCCGTCAAGGAGCGAGCGCTACAGGTCCTGGCGAACATCGACCCGAACCTGTGCGCTGAAGTGGCCACCGGTCTCGGACTGCCGGCCCCCCAGCCGACCGTGCCCCTGGCCGAGGTCGAGGCCAGCCCCGCCCTCTCCCAGGTCGGCGGGACCTGGCCCACGGACGGCCGGGTCATCGGCATCGTCATCGGTCCGGACGGCGACCTGCGGGGCGTGAGCGCGGTGCGCGAGGCGGTCCTCGACGCGAGCATGGTCCCGCTGGTCGTCGCCCCGGCCGGAGGCGTTTTCGGCTCGGGTGAGGGCATGGTGACGGTCCAGCGCACCTACGCCACCGCGCGGTCTGTCGAGTTCGACGCGATTCTGCTGGCCGGGACACCGGGCGTGGGCGGCGACGCGTACGGCGCCCGTGACGCCAAGGCGTTCCCCGCCCCCGCGCAGCAGGCGACCGGTGACCCCCGCGTCGGACTGCTGGTGTCGGAGGCCTTTCGGCACGGCAAGGCCGTCGGCGCGTGGGCCGGCGGCGAGGCGTTCCTCGAAGCATCCGGGGTGCCCCTCGACGCGCCGGGCGTGGTGGTCGGTGACTCAGGCACCGGCGCCCTGGCGCAGCTCACCGGTCTGCTGGGCAAGCATCGCGCGTGGGACCGGTTCAGGGCTGTGTGA
- a CDS encoding RNaseH domain-containing protein encodes MSGCAAPCESFPRRAPRGDGTRAARTATVRRTSSTASADWAPSEHGGKRSSPQDQGRSERRRGGMPQNFHGMTATEILPLAGPSDDAREALAAMNARLCHRTLFRSDRARYGCVQGSGVRVRPDPGVCSGVGMRPA; translated from the coding sequence ATTTCCGGCTGCGCGGCGCCGTGTGAATCGTTTCCGCGGCGGGCGCCGCGCGGCGACGGGACGCGGGCAGCGAGGACGGCGACGGTACGCCGTACCTCGTCAACGGCGTCGGCCGACTGGGCTCCAAGCGAACACGGTGGGAAGCGGAGCAGTCCGCAGGACCAAGGCCGGTCAGAGCGCCGCAGAGGCGGGATGCCGCAGAACTTCCACGGCATGACCGCCACAGAGATCCTCCCCCTCGCAGGCCCGTCCGATGATGCGCGTGAGGCGCTGGCGGCCATGAACGCTCGCCTGTGCCACCGGACCCTCTTCCGGTCCGACCGCGCCCGTTACGGTTGCGTCCAGGGAAGTGGTGTACGGGTTCGACCTGATCCGGGGGTTTGCTCCGGCGTCGGGATGAGGCCCGCATAG
- a CDS encoding SpoIIE family protein phosphatase — translation MPDAASTDFPAGFGPEALESVLLQFARESGASLSAIYLLSPDEPALQLAVLSGISWRIAVPWARVTLEAATPVADAVRERHLVWIGSEEERARRYPKLALVLPHPFALAAAPITTGPTVWGGLVLHWPASHPPTLSSHERDAIAGVCERLGVIMRQAANSGHPVVPGLEPRILPPSQTRTAGHHEAQAAVGFAERLPDGCCALDVDGRITFITTAAADLLGVGVFDLLGARPWEALPWLDNHVAEDRYRSAALSRLPTSFTTLRPPDHWLSFHLYPDATGISVRIVPNPSAHTPDPPRLVHPAPPVEPGRANALYSLTHLAVALTEAVRVCDVVNRVADQVLAAFGARALALMTAQEGRLHIIGYRGYTADLMDRFDATPLTADTPAAHVLTTGIPCFFASFAELKRAHPAAVLQDGMASWAFLPLITSGRAVGSLVLAYDQPHLFTPQERAVLTALAGLIAQALDRAHLYDAKHQLARNLQAGLLPHTLPRIPGLEVAARYLPASRGMGIGGDFYDLIRLDETTAAAAIGDVQGHNVQAATLMGQVRTAVHATAGAAPGEVLARTNRLLTDLDSGLFTSCTYIVLDMTHHHACLATAGHPPPILRHPDGHVEVLHLQPGLLLGIDPAAEYPTTEVSLPPGTVLALYTDGLIEAPGVDIEDAIHSLANQLAHADTLSMEAIADSLVDHARQSAFRSDDIALLLIHSR, via the coding sequence GTGCCCGACGCCGCGTCCACCGATTTCCCTGCGGGCTTCGGCCCGGAGGCACTGGAGTCCGTCCTGCTCCAGTTCGCGCGGGAGAGCGGCGCCAGCTTGAGCGCCATCTACTTGCTGTCGCCGGACGAGCCCGCGCTGCAGCTGGCGGTGCTGAGCGGAATCTCGTGGCGGATCGCCGTCCCGTGGGCGCGGGTGACGCTGGAGGCTGCGACCCCGGTGGCCGACGCCGTACGGGAGCGCCACCTGGTGTGGATCGGCAGCGAGGAGGAGCGGGCGCGCCGCTACCCGAAACTGGCGCTCGTCCTGCCCCACCCCTTCGCCCTGGCCGCCGCCCCGATCACGACCGGCCCGACCGTATGGGGCGGCCTGGTGCTGCACTGGCCCGCCTCGCACCCACCGACGTTGAGCTCGCACGAGCGTGATGCGATCGCCGGCGTCTGCGAGCGACTGGGCGTGATCATGCGGCAAGCCGCCAACAGCGGTCACCCCGTGGTGCCCGGGCTCGAGCCGCGAATACTGCCTCCGTCGCAGACCCGTACCGCCGGGCACCACGAGGCACAGGCCGCGGTCGGCTTCGCCGAGCGTCTTCCCGACGGCTGCTGCGCCCTGGATGTCGACGGCCGGATCACCTTCATCACCACGGCCGCGGCAGACCTCCTCGGCGTCGGTGTTTTCGACCTTCTGGGAGCGCGGCCCTGGGAGGCACTGCCGTGGCTGGACAATCACGTCGCCGAAGACCGCTACCGATCCGCAGCGCTCAGCCGCCTACCCACGTCCTTCACTACGCTGCGCCCACCGGATCACTGGCTGTCCTTCCACCTCTACCCGGATGCCACCGGCATCAGCGTGCGCATCGTCCCCAACCCGTCGGCTCATACCCCGGACCCTCCGCGGTTGGTCCACCCCGCGCCGCCCGTTGAACCGGGCCGGGCCAACGCCCTCTACAGCCTCACGCATCTTGCTGTCGCCCTCACCGAAGCCGTCCGCGTATGCGACGTGGTGAACAGGGTTGCCGACCAGGTCCTGGCCGCCTTCGGCGCGCGGGCCCTCGCCCTGATGACCGCACAGGAGGGCCGACTGCACATCATCGGCTACCGCGGCTATACCGCCGACCTCATGGACCGCTTCGACGCCACCCCCCTGACCGCCGACACCCCCGCCGCGCATGTCTTGACTACTGGCATCCCCTGCTTCTTCGCCAGCTTCGCGGAGCTGAAACGGGCCCACCCTGCCGCCGTCCTCCAGGACGGCATGGCTTCTTGGGCTTTCCTGCCGTTGATCACCTCCGGCCGCGCTGTCGGCTCCCTGGTCCTCGCCTACGACCAGCCCCATCTCTTCACCCCGCAAGAACGCGCCGTCCTCACCGCCCTCGCCGGACTGATCGCACAGGCCCTGGACCGCGCTCATCTCTACGACGCCAAACATCAGCTCGCCCGCAACCTCCAGGCCGGCCTGCTGCCCCACACCCTGCCGCGCATCCCCGGGCTCGAGGTTGCCGCCCGTTACCTCCCCGCCAGCCGCGGCATGGGCATCGGCGGCGACTTCTACGACCTCATCCGCCTCGACGAGACGACTGCCGCTGCAGCTATCGGCGACGTCCAAGGTCACAACGTGCAGGCCGCCACCCTCATGGGACAGGTCCGCACCGCCGTCCACGCCACCGCAGGCGCAGCCCCTGGCGAAGTCCTCGCCCGCACCAACCGCCTACTCACCGACCTCGACTCCGGCCTGTTCACCAGCTGCACCTACATCGTCCTCGACATGACCCACCACCACGCCTGTCTGGCCACCGCCGGCCACCCACCTCCGATCCTGCGCCACCCAGACGGCCACGTCGAAGTCCTCCACCTCCAGCCAGGTCTCCTGCTCGGCATCGACCCCGCAGCTGAATACCCCACCACCGAAGTCTCCCTGCCACCCGGCACCGTGCTCGCGCTGTACACCGACGGACTCATCGAAGCACCCGGCGTCGACATCGAGGACGCCATCCACAGCCTCGCCAACCAACTGGCTCACGCCGACACTTTGAGCATGGAGGCCATCGCCGACAGCCTGGTCGACCACGCCCGGCAATCCGCGTTCCGCAGTGACGACATCGCGTTGCTTCTCATCCACTCGCGTTGA
- a CDS encoding MAB_1171c family putative transporter produces the protein MACLLTATAGYWVLGRGTPRPNGTWAMGALLGSFALIFATYAPLFENAVEGVVPHVARLMSNCASLAAATAVLAVSFQLNLEPAEAQRRVRPRLVLFATSALGMTVLFTYEQMTHRSPQVYALYLLLFISYLGFAIVDFLVQAVSQSRSTRRSSVRIGLRMAAAGCAFTLVYAVYKLTVLISLGLGFHLVSDHSGCSSLVSTPCVFSVTSPALAALLICVGRTLTAVVYPVSQARRRRWEAQSFEALGPLWQDLSAAMPNIDPDFTRPLRTTPTSCSNVG, from the coding sequence GTGGCCTGTCTACTCACAGCGACTGCCGGCTACTGGGTCCTCGGTCGAGGGACGCCCCGTCCGAACGGCACGTGGGCCATGGGCGCGCTCCTTGGCTCGTTCGCCCTAATCTTCGCCACCTACGCCCCGCTGTTCGAGAACGCCGTTGAGGGCGTCGTGCCGCACGTCGCCCGGCTGATGAGCAACTGCGCTTCCCTGGCCGCCGCCACGGCGGTCCTGGCCGTCTCGTTCCAGCTCAACCTGGAACCCGCGGAAGCGCAACGGCGAGTCCGCCCGCGTCTCGTCCTCTTCGCCACGTCCGCCCTCGGCATGACCGTGCTGTTCACGTACGAGCAGATGACGCATCGCTCTCCGCAGGTGTATGCGCTCTACCTGCTCCTTTTCATCTCCTACCTCGGTTTCGCCATCGTCGACTTCCTGGTGCAGGCCGTAAGCCAGTCGAGGTCGACCCGCCGCAGCAGCGTCCGGATAGGTCTGCGCATGGCGGCAGCAGGGTGCGCCTTCACACTCGTCTACGCGGTGTACAAGCTGACGGTCCTCATCTCCCTGGGCCTGGGCTTCCACCTGGTGTCCGACCATTCGGGGTGTTCGTCGCTCGTGTCTACGCCGTGCGTCTTCAGCGTGACGTCTCCGGCGCTCGCCGCCCTGCTGATCTGCGTCGGTCGCACACTGACGGCTGTCGTCTACCCGGTCAGCCAGGCCCGACGTCGCCGCTGGGAGGCACAATCCTTCGAAGCCCTCGGTCCTCTCTGGCAAGACCTGTCCGCCGCAATGCCGAATATCGACCCGGACTTTACGAGGCCGCTTCGAACGACTCCGACTTCCTGCTCCAACGTAGGGTGA
- a CDS encoding IS256 family transposase produces the protein MTAPDSLPLHALVEDNLAAASPDLLRAMVKTFADALMSAEADALCNAEYGQVSDERVNHRNGYRPREWDTRAGTVELAVPKLRQGSYFPHWLLERRRRAEQALISVVATAYLLGVSTRRVEKLAESLGVTQLSKSQVSAMAKHLDERVAEFRNRPLDQGPYAFVRVDALTQKVREGGRIINVHALIAVGVNADGHREILGIDVATAEDGAGWLAFLRSLTARGLKGVQLVVSDAHTGLVAAIGAVLPGASWQRCRTHYARNLLSQVPKSAQPWVATLLRTVFEQPDTDAVQAQMRHVLDALEAKFPKAAAHLVAAQHDLLAFTAFPREIWRQIWSNNPQERLNKEIRRRTDVVGIFPDRTALIRLVGAVLAEQNDEWTEARRYMGRELLAKARLHPIESETDETELPTELTA, from the coding sequence ATGACCGCACCCGACAGTCTGCCCCTGCATGCCCTCGTGGAAGACAACCTCGCCGCGGCGAGTCCCGACCTGCTGCGCGCGATGGTCAAGACGTTCGCCGACGCGCTCATGTCCGCGGAGGCCGACGCCCTCTGCAACGCCGAATACGGGCAGGTCAGCGACGAACGCGTCAACCACCGCAACGGCTACCGCCCACGCGAGTGGGACACCCGCGCCGGCACCGTCGAACTCGCCGTCCCCAAGCTGCGCCAGGGCAGCTACTTCCCGCACTGGCTCCTGGAACGACGCCGACGGGCCGAACAGGCCCTCATCTCGGTGGTCGCCACCGCCTACCTGCTCGGCGTCTCCACTCGCAGAGTCGAGAAACTCGCCGAATCCCTCGGCGTCACCCAGCTGTCGAAGTCCCAGGTCAGCGCGATGGCCAAGCACCTGGACGAGCGGGTCGCCGAGTTCCGCAACCGGCCCCTGGACCAAGGCCCTTACGCGTTCGTCCGGGTGGACGCCCTGACCCAGAAGGTCCGCGAGGGCGGCCGTATCATCAACGTCCACGCGCTGATCGCGGTCGGGGTCAACGCCGACGGGCACCGCGAGATCCTCGGCATCGACGTTGCCACCGCCGAGGACGGCGCCGGCTGGCTCGCCTTCCTGCGCTCCCTGACCGCCCGCGGCCTGAAAGGTGTCCAGCTCGTCGTCTCCGACGCCCACACCGGTCTGGTCGCCGCGATCGGCGCCGTCCTGCCCGGAGCATCCTGGCAGCGATGCCGCACGCATTACGCCCGAAATTTGCTGAGCCAGGTCCCCAAGTCCGCCCAGCCGTGGGTGGCCACGCTGCTGCGGACCGTCTTCGAACAGCCCGACACCGACGCCGTCCAGGCCCAGATGCGCCACGTGCTGGACGCCCTGGAGGCCAAGTTTCCCAAGGCCGCCGCCCACTTGGTTGCCGCTCAGCACGACCTGCTGGCGTTCACCGCGTTCCCACGTGAGATCTGGCGGCAGATCTGGTCCAACAACCCACAAGAACGCCTGAACAAGGAGATCCGCCGCCGCACCGACGTGGTCGGCATCTTCCCCGACCGCACCGCCCTGATCCGCCTGGTCGGCGCGGTGCTGGCCGAGCAGAACGACGAGTGGACCGAGGCCCGCCGCTACATGGGCCGCGAGCTCCTCGCCAAGGCCCGCCTCCACCCGATCGAGTCAGAAACCGACGAGACCGAACTGCCCACCGAACTCACCGCATAG